Proteins from a genomic interval of Granulicella sp. L56:
- a CDS encoding GWxTD domain-containing protein, with protein MNTSRRLVSVTALLFLTMAGVSALPAQDANPLPAVDGTTANPANVEKPDPLKRQLTDNEKRAQQKELRGELHGVYKKWLDEDVRWIITDQERNAFKNLSNDEERDSFIENFWLRRNPNPDSPENEYKEEHYARIAFANEHYAAGMPGWKTDRGHIYIAYGKPDSTDSHPSGGNYERPMDEGGGETSTFPFEVWHYRYLAGIGDNIDIEFVDTCMCGDYHMTLDRSEKDALKHVPGAGLTLYEEQGQAKKADRFSGGGLEQLGTGPMSSQNQSKEFDRLDQYAKLMAPPVIKFKDLESFMATSKILVGPPFLFSVRTDYVKVTNDTVLVPLTLQIRNGDITFNNKDGVATGTVNILGRVSNLNDRPIQTFEDTVNVQVPSELLARTQNNVSVYWKALPLRPGLYKVDIAIKDVNSPDHIGRWKRSINVPKYDDDHLASSSLILADQMEHVPSRDIGAGNFVIGDTRIRPRVPSEMSVPVTFHRAQNLNFWMQVYNLGIDEKSRHNDATIQYEIVNTVTNQTVLQSQELTSKTNPNADQVTLEKSMPLAGLAPGKYKVTIKVDDGITKQQIAESAPFVVD; from the coding sequence GACGCGAATCCGCTCCCGGCGGTCGATGGAACCACAGCGAACCCTGCCAACGTTGAGAAGCCTGACCCGCTGAAGCGGCAGTTGACCGACAATGAAAAGCGCGCCCAGCAGAAAGAGCTCCGCGGCGAATTGCACGGCGTCTACAAGAAGTGGCTCGACGAGGACGTTCGCTGGATCATTACCGATCAGGAGCGGAACGCCTTCAAGAACCTGAGCAACGACGAGGAGCGCGACTCCTTCATCGAGAACTTCTGGCTCCGCCGCAACCCCAATCCCGATTCGCCCGAGAACGAATACAAGGAAGAGCACTACGCCCGCATCGCTTTTGCGAACGAGCACTACGCCGCCGGTATGCCTGGCTGGAAGACCGATCGCGGCCATATCTATATCGCCTACGGCAAGCCTGACAGCACCGACTCCCACCCCAGCGGTGGCAACTACGAGCGGCCCATGGACGAGGGCGGCGGCGAAACATCAACCTTCCCCTTCGAGGTCTGGCACTACCGTTATCTGGCCGGCATTGGCGACAACATCGATATCGAATTTGTAGACACCTGCATGTGCGGTGACTACCACATGACACTTGACCGCTCCGAGAAGGACGCCCTCAAACACGTTCCCGGCGCTGGCCTGACGCTGTACGAAGAGCAGGGACAGGCGAAGAAGGCGGACCGTTTTTCAGGCGGTGGCCTCGAGCAGCTTGGCACCGGCCCCATGTCGTCTCAAAACCAGAGCAAGGAGTTCGACCGGCTTGACCAGTACGCCAAGCTGATGGCTCCTCCGGTCATCAAGTTTAAGGACCTGGAGTCGTTCATGGCGACCTCCAAGATCCTGGTCGGCCCCCCCTTCCTCTTCAGCGTCCGCACTGACTATGTCAAGGTCACCAACGACACCGTCCTTGTTCCTTTGACCCTGCAGATTCGCAACGGCGACATCACCTTCAACAATAAGGACGGCGTGGCCACCGGCACGGTCAACATTCTTGGTCGCGTCTCCAACCTCAACGACCGGCCTATCCAGACTTTTGAGGACACGGTCAATGTTCAGGTGCCCAGCGAGTTGCTCGCCCGTACCCAGAACAACGTCTCTGTCTACTGGAAGGCGCTGCCGCTGCGGCCGGGCCTGTACAAGGTCGATATCGCCATCAAGGACGTTAATAGCCCCGACCACATCGGCCGCTGGAAGCGCAGTATCAATGTGCCCAAATACGACGACGACCACCTCGCCTCCTCCTCGCTGATCCTCGCCGACCAGATGGAGCATGTCCCATCGCGCGATATCGGCGCTGGCAACTTTGTCATCGGCGACACTCGCATTCGTCCCCGCGTGCCAAGCGAGATGAGCGTGCCGGTCACCTTCCACCGTGCCCAGAATTTGAACTTCTGGATGCAGGTCTATAACCTTGGTATTGACGAGAAGAGCAGGCACAACGACGCGACCATTCAGTACGAGATTGTGAATACGGTCACGAACCAGACCGTCTTGCAGTCGCAGGAACTCACCTCGAAGACGAATCCGAATGCGGATCAGGTGACGTTGGAAAAGAGCATGCCGCTCGCTGGCCTTGCTCCCGGAAAATATAAGGTGACCATCAAGGTTGACGATGGCATCACCAAGCAGCAGATCGCAGAGTCTGCACCGTTTGTAGTGGATTAG